Proteins encoded by one window of Panthera uncia isolate 11264 unplaced genomic scaffold, Puncia_PCG_1.0 HiC_scaffold_746, whole genome shotgun sequence:
- the LOC125918395 gene encoding myosin regulatory light chain 10-like, protein MSLVLTFSSPLMLSLHLAHPGRSLTGGQSIHAPRRARKRAEGGASSNVFSMFDQSQIQEFKEAFTIMDQNRDGFIDKEDLRDTFAALGRINVKNEELEAMVKEAPGPINFTVFLTMFGEKLKGTDPEETILHAFKVFDTEGKGFVKADFIKEKLMTQADRFSEEEVKQMFAAFPPDVCGNLDYRSLCYIITHGEEKD, encoded by the exons ATGTCCCTAGTCCTGACCTTTTCTTCACCCTTGATGTTGTCCCTGCACCTGGCCCACCCTGGACGGTCCTTAACGGGTGGCCAGTCTATCCAC GCACCGAGAAGGGCCCGCAAGAGAGCGGAGGGCGGAGCCAGCTCCAATGTCTTCTCCATGTTTGATCAGTCCCAGATCCAGGAGTTTAAAGAG GCCTTCACCATCATGGACCAGAACCGGGATGGCTTCATCGACAAGGAGGACCTGAGAGACACCTTTGCTGCCTTGG gccgCATCAACGTGAAGAACGAGGAGCTGGAGGCCATGGTGAAGGAGGCCCCCGGGCCCATCAACTTCACCGTCTTCCTGACCATGTTCGGGGAGAAGCTGAAGG GTACGGACCCAGAGGAGACCATTCTCCACGCCTTCAAGGTGTTTGACACCGAAGGGAAAGGTTTCGTCAAGGCTGATTT CATCAAAGAGAAACTCATGACCCAGGCGGACCGGTTCAGTGAGGAGGAG gtcAAGCAGATGTTCGCGGCTTTCCCTCCAGACGTGTGTGGCAACCTGGACTACAGGAGCCTGTGCTACATCATCACCCACGGCGAAGAGAAGGACTAG